TCACCtcaatatttttcatatgaATTTCACTTGAAagaatattgcctgtgtatgTATATTCTTTCGTCTTTCACCCATGCTCATGACCGTGATGTATGTGGTAAAAGATGCttcacattaattttgttttaatccCTATCCCAATCCATATTGATCATGGGTCTACAAACGAAAAACAGATAAAGAACACACAACCATTCAAAATACTATATTGTATCGATCAAatttaaaatagatatatttctatagcGAAATTTCATCTTTTCCAGTTAAAATACACCAAGATTTCCGGGATAAGCATACGTTTCTATTGATTTTATATGTTTGAACGGTTTTCTAAATCCGTATGCAATAACACTAAATGTCACATTGTTATCTGTATCTGAAATAGAGCAGGTCTGGTTATCGTTGCATGTGACTGAAATGAAGCTGTACTCCTCGCCGTCAACATCAGTGAATTTCTGATATCCAACAATTGGCAAGTCGGTCCCGCTAACGGATTGGAGCATTAGTTCGGACTGATCATTATGCCGAATTGTCACCACAATGAAGTTTTCAAAGTCCGAGGCTCTAACAGGGGGCGCAATGAGCACAGGGCCATGTGAAAACTGGTCTATTGATGGCACAATGGTCATCCCGATTGATTCTCTTATAGGAAACAACAGGACGAGTATCGGTTTGTCACTGGAGACGACGTAAGGCTTGTATGGAAGTGTAACGATATCAGTGAAATTAGATATACTATAATGCTTGGTGTATAGTTTTGCAGTGACATTGATATTAGTGTTGTTTTCAGAGGTGACAATCCTGATGTAACTAGCTCTAGCACTTCTGAGAGGTGGAACCAGGAACTTTGACCCCCATTTAGACACGGGAGGTAGATACTCCACTAAATGGTTACAGTAGTCATGCCCAGCAGAACATCGGTGTCCAGATACTACTGCTATTGGTTTATCACTAACGATACGAGTGCCCGTCAAATCTTTAAGAGTGTAATAGTCTGGATCTAGAAGAAACGTATCTAATTTGTCAAGCACAACGGTGATTGTGTCTCCTTCTCTGTGATACTTGGAGGGGACGTAAACCTCTGGGGAACTGAGTGTAATATTAACCACTGTGTTGTCGTACGGCGCTCCGACTGCAAACTGGCCCCCGAAAGTACTGGTTGACCTAAACGTACCCACGATATAAGATACACCAAGAGACTCTATCGGTAGAGCCAGGTAATCCTCCGCCACACagcaattaaaaaaattggAAGCCGTGACTGATATTGGTATGTTTGAAGTTACAATGATCCCTTTGTTTGTCTTGCCAGTATGTCGCATGGTAAAATTGGCGTCTATATCAAAACGGTTGGCTGGACCAGAGACAAGTTTTGATGTTGAATTCAAACTTGTAATCACTTGGATTTGTGCTTCAGGAGCAGAAAATGTAACAGTAGTACTGAGAGTGATACGGGAGTAATCATAGTTCAAATTCCTCATAAACATCAGGAAAAACTCGGTTCCTTTAGACCctgtaaaacacaaacaatgcaACATATGTCAGTGGCACTGTAGAACTATGATAAAAATTAACATCATTTCTGTAAATCACATAACTTAACTGTTCTAATAACTTCTCCCTTTCTGTTGCGCCCCCgttatcaaataaataacattCGCTTGTATCAAATGAATAACACCCTTTGCAGTTTTTGGAATAAATAAACGTTCCGTATTTGTAAAATTCGTCTGTCTGAAAGGGAAAAATAGTAATGCTTTCCTGAACATGATTTATTTGAAGAATAGTCATCAAACCCACTTGTGCAATTGTACTGTAAGATTTATCGACTCGTTAAATGATTTCAATGTTATTAAGAGGTAAGTTATTGGCTGACCCTTGGCCGATTCCTGTTGCTCTCTTCATCCTATTGAATTTGAAAACATCCGGTGAGGACTGGTTCAATACATACGAttatattaaaaacattcgCTTAGGAGTGGTTCAATACATATGATTATACTTAAAACGGTCGATGTGGACTGTTCAATGCATATgataatattaaaaacagtcGATGCGGACTGGTTCTATACATATgataatattaaaaacagtagaTGAGCACCggttcagtatatatatgaataattatattaaaagcaggCGGTGTACAATCTGCATATATGGgtgtttgtatataattatacgAAAACGCACCTTCtcttatattgttatataccttcaattttggttttaacaatatatacatatgtttaccGTGGTGTGATGTTGGTGACAGACTTGTTGGTTGCGTTGTTGATGGCACTAACGATGGAGTTGCATTGCCTAAGAAAAGTAACAAAACATACGTTTCCAGTTATACTTTTGATAATTTCCGTAAAAGAAAACTCTAATTCATTATGACAGCGACTATTAAATATTTGGTATACACAAGATCTTACCACGAAACTATCTTGATAACTTAAAACTCACGCAAAGCCCTTGCTATACATAACACTATTTACCTTACAATGGACAAATAACCTATCTGGTTTATAGAGATTTATCAGTTGATCTTTGACAGGTTTAACGTCTTCGTTAAGGACGAGTATTACAGGAAATGTAGTTTTCGCGACTCCATCGGGAGTCTTGACAAAAAGAGAGTGTATATTTGCGCAGATCACATGATCGACTATATTGTTCTACAATagatttatttataattattatacctttttttttgtcttgaaaaatgtggaaatAGAAACCCTTGCGGATATCACTTTTCCGAGTAGTTCCTTTCCTTAATtctaaaaaacaataaaactttttaatttacatttggTATTACAGAGGTCATCCGGACAACATAAGAAACAGTTTCCACGTCGGGTAGCCCGCCTGCCGATCTCTACTGGGTTGTATACTGGAGGGGGAGCACATTCCCGGTCCTTTATTCAACAGTCAACATTAGAGatacatttatttaattatacatCAAGAATTGCAATAGCTAGCTGTTTTACAACTGAATCAATCAAATGAGTTGTTTTCTATGTCATTGAATTTCTGAAGGCAATGCAAATTGGAAAAAATCCAAATCCGAGCATTCTTATTTATAAATTGATCATACGACTTTGAAGTGATGTAACATTTCCGCGATAAAGTAAAATAATACCAGAAGAGTACTTACAGTATTCTGTACACAGCTAgttttgtaaaatgtatcaCCAAACTGGTAGATTTCTTCAATGTGACAAAcctacaataaaataatttaaggATTGACGTGAGTAATGTTTTGGAGCCATACGAAAACCGAAAACAGAATAACGAAGCAAGTCATGTCCTACAAATCCTTAGAACACAAGCCCTGTGTAAGTACTCTTTTATTGGCGGGCTTTTTATCTCTTTAGGAAAATTAACGCGGCTGTATCATCtaatcaaaagcgacgttacaatTTTATGTCATGATGATAACTTTTTAAGCCAATGGGAATGcttgttacaaaaaaaaacctcttcTTGTTTATATACGttcattttgaaagaaaatgatTTCGACTTTGTACCTGTTTACTGcctgtaatatattttataatctgATACCAA
This genomic stretch from Pecten maximus chromosome 13, xPecMax1.1, whole genome shotgun sequence harbors:
- the LOC117341207 gene encoding IgGFc-binding protein-like; amino-acid sequence: MCFLMGSHTLLGNIVVLLVSLQYTIALRCLRCNGVTQPQLCSGIEHCPDGEICVTESYRTDEGKTLFNVGCMSTQRCSLTPHGNSSANFQDTNGTHVQHVCTECCHGDLCNAARCGADGYPQERGPVCLTCAQTRDPAECDVISVCAQGEVCHIEEIYQFGDTFYKTSCVQNTDRECAPPPVYNPVEIGRRATRRGNCFLCCPDDLCNTKCNATPSLVPSTTQPTSLSPTSHHGSKGTEFFLMFMRNLNYDYSRITLSTTVTFSAPEAQIQVITSLNSTSKLVSGPANRFDIDANFTMRHTGKTNKGIIVTSNIPISVTASNFFNCCVAEDYLALPIESLGVSYIVGTFRSTSTFGGQFAVGAPYDNTVVNITLSSPEVYVPSKYHREGDTITVVLDKLDTFLLDPDYYTLKDLTGTRIVSDKPIAVVSGHRCSAGHDYCNHLVEYLPPVSKWGSKFLVPPLRSARASYIRIVTSENNTNINVTAKLYTKHYSISNFTDIVTLPYKPYVVSSDKPILVLLFPIRESIGMTIVPSIDQFSHGPVLIAPPVRASDFENFIVVTIRHNDQSELMLQSVSGTDLPIVGYQKFTDVDGEEYSFISVTCNDNQTCSISDTDNNVTFSVIAYGFRKPFKHIKSIETYAYPGNLGVF